From the genome of Oryza glaberrima chromosome 1, OglaRS2, whole genome shotgun sequence:
AATTCACGCTTAATAATTTATCACTGAAGGGAGGGGTCATTTCttaactatttatcacttttGCTTACGTGAGGAGCCATCATAGCGTGTCCACGTGAAAAACGATGTGGACCCACCCGTCAGCCCCTCCACtttccttcttctccacctcgcCGGAGCTTGAATTGAGCGTAGCCATTACACGGACACATCTAAAGCGGAGATTTTCGCCCTGAGTTGGCCTAGCTCGgccacgagcgccgccgccaccatggtcTCCTCAAGCGCCACGTCCCCAAGCCCCGCGTCctacgccaccaccgccccaaCGACGAGCgtgagcaacagcagcagcgccgccacggTAGCGCGTCTCGTGATCCGCATCCCGAGATCCGTGTGAACCTGTCTCCCTCGATCCGTGCATCGCCGGAGCCACTCCCACTCCCCCTTCTTCATCTATCGTTGAAGCCGCTCCCACTCCCCGTTCCGCACATGGTTATCACCATTCTCATCGTCTGTTCCGGTGCACGCACGCCTCTGGGCCCGAGGAAGCCGTAGCGGCCCTGTCAACATCGCGGTCGTCGTTGTTCTCCGCTTCCTCATTGTCGTCAAGAAGCTCGCGCAAGTGGAGGTTCTTGAAggatctcctccatcggagCAACTCCGAAAGCGGCAAGAACCCGTGGCCGCCTTTGCCCACCCCGCAGCCGCGGTCGCCAGCGCCTGTAAGTGGCGAGGCGAGCCGAGGTGGAGGAGATACGGCGGCCATAggtggagaaaaaaagagaggggagggCCTGACGGGGAGGGGGTCCATGTCACTTTCCACGCGAGCACACCACAATGGCTCGCCACGTAgaaaaaatgataaataattAAGCACGAATCTAGAAGAGGCATTTGAATAAGAGCAAGATAATAATATagctcacttcctactattagccaatcttaaagccaacacatataatagattagctataaggttggctacaattttcttctcatctctctatctctcacttatacattaagagcaagttcaatagtatagccaactactagctccaattcatctataaccaatctaatagctcattcatacaatagttacatactacattattaatacctagtcccacctgtcatagacactgcgtcttagagtccgtgctacagctggctacaaatctgtagctcgctgctcttctctctcctgatttatctccttaaaatatgtttgcagctggcttatagcctgctattgtacctgctctaattgtATTTGTCTTAGagtttgtgttaagctagcCCTTGCATAAGAGCCAACACTCTTAACTTTTTGTTACATCTCTTCTCCACATAAGTTTATAGTAGGTTTacagctcactattatacttgctctaagtaaTGTACTTAacagtggcaaatagttaaattccccagGCTGGACCCCTCCACCCAGAGTCCAATCTCCAAAGCGGTGGAACACCAGCCCAGCCGCTCAGCCTCGCAGAGTCGCCCCGCGCGGCTCGGCCGCTCACCCACCCGTAACGCCGTCACGAGACGGCGCTAGCCCGGTGGGGAGGTGGCGCGAATCCGACGCGCCGCCTCCTAATTTTTCCCGCGCCCCACCCCGCGCTGTGGCGgctgttcctcctcctccttcccccgaTCCCCAACTCCTTCCAActcacatggcggcggcggcggcggctgcgtccGTGGCGAGTCAAGCGCAGGCCGTGCTCCGCGGCAGGCTCTGCGACCAGGCCGTCGTCCACTCCGCCCTCAGGTCCTCGCCGGACACCAACTACAGGTCAGCCAGAGTCGCTCCCCCTCCCGCGAAATCAGCCCGGGAGTCCTCGCGACTGACGCGCTTTGTTCTGGGTTGGGCACAGTAAGCTGAAGTACCTCGTCGCCAGCTCCGTCTCCGAAGCCTGCAACAACTCCGTCCTACTCCTCGGCCCCCGCGGCTGCGGAAAAGCCGCGGTGAGGTTTTCCTTCCTAGTATACTCTTCTGCCCCACTTTCAGCGGTTTTCTCGGATGCGGGGgtggtgttcgacgaaatgtgtCAGTGGGCGATCTACGACTTTACGCTATGGGTTGTTTCGGCATGGactgaggtggtgtttggatcagggacttaactttagtccatatatttagatactaatttagagtattaaatatagactacttataaaactaattacataaatgaaagctaattcgcgagacaaattttttaagcctaattaatccataattagagaatgtttattgtagcatcacataggctaatcatggattaattaggctcaatagattcgtctcaggaattagtccaagattatagatgggttttattaatagtctacatttaatatttataattagtgtccaaacatccgatgtgatagggacttaaaagttttagtcccatctaaacagggtctgagATTTCAATTCTTCGCAGGTGGTCGACATGGTTCTAGATGATCTGAAGAAGGATCATCCTGATGCAATATCAGTGGTATGTATAAACGTTATATTTTACTTGTTGCTAGAAATGTATCCATGTATTTGCGTAATACACGATCGATGATTTACCTACGTTGGCCGTGAAATAAACATACATGTTACGAGAAAATAGTTTGTTTCAGGGCGCTTTAGGGCGGAAGGGGACAAGGATAAATGTAGAAACTCCTTGCATATTTTTATGTTCCCAAATGCATGGCCTAGCCAAAAGGACAATATATCATAATGCACAATTAGTTAGACTTTGTTAACTTGTAGTTCAGTTGGATTATTGTGCAAACTTTTTTCAGATCAGGCTGAATGGGATGCTACATAGTGATGACAACTGTGCCACGAAGGTTAGAGCTTTCTGATGCCAGCTTTTTTGGTTCAATTTCCGTATTCCACATGCCCTCCAAACCAaatctccctctctcttaaCTCCTGTCCACCAATTCAGTTAACTTCATAGTTGTTTCTATGCTTTATCAACTCCAATGCAGCCATGCTAATGCTTTTGTTACTTTGCTTTTAAGGAAATTGCGAGGCAACTTTGTTTGGAACATCAGTTATCATTTTCCAAAATGGTGTGTGGTGTCTACTCTAGCCTTCACCTCACTCAATTATTGTTCTCTCTACCATTTTAAAAGATCTTATCTCTTTTAGGCTTCTTCAGATGACAACACGGAATTCATGATTGACATGTTACGGTAAGTGAAGTGTTAAGATGATGAGCATCTGTACATCATAGAGACATACTCCTTGATTCTTGAAATTTATGTCCAGTCATCTGTATCCTCTCTTCTGCAGGGAGTGTGGACTAGCTCACAAGACAATAATTTTTGTCCTAGAAGAGTTTGACCTCTTTGCTCAGGTTGAAACAAATACATGCATTCTGGTTTAACTATACTTAATTCATGCTGAATGTTAGATGCATAGAATTGTAGCACGTCATGGTTTATGGGACATTTGTCTTACAGGAATAGCTTGCTTTCTACAATTGCTGCTGGCAATTTTTAGATAACAGGATAACAGATGATTCTATTTATGGTTTCCTATTACAGGGGAAGCAGAGGTTACTCTATAGCTTACTTGATGCAATGCAATCTCTCACCTCACAAGCTGTTGTTATTGGTGTGAGTTGCCGATTGGTATGAAATATATCCTCTCCCATGTTTCTGCATCTTAGCCGTTTGTAATTTGTGTGCTAGTACACTGTCATAAGATCACCATCTCCCATGTTTCAGATGACCCTCTTAATCGTGTGGTAGTTGATACACAATATGCATTAGTGCAGTAgcatgtgtcacatgcattgtGGTAATTAATGATACCAACGCTGTACTTGGGATTGAAGTGGCTAATAACTTTAGACATTGATAGTTCTACGAAAAATCTACTGTTTCCTTTGTGAGCTGTTTTGTAATATCAATTCATTTTTAGGATGCAGACCAACTCCTAGAGAAAAGGGTTAGATCCCGGTTCTCTCATAGGAAGCTTCTGTTTGTTCCTTCTTCAGTGGATAGTTTACAGAGGTTAGccttgtgcatttttttttcaggctaAAACATTCACTGTTTCTCAAGATCTCTATTCAATCCATCTTTTGACATTTGAATGATTGCAGGTTAATGGAGCACTTGCTAGCACTTCCTGAAGATTCTCCCTTACCAACAAAGTATGTCAGGGAGTACAATGCACGGATTACTGTATCCTTTGCTCAATGTGACATGTCACTTTATGTGCTTACAAAACCTGCAGGTCACTGTTCTTGCTTTATAATCCTCATGGCAATCATATTTGAATAGGCTGACAAATACCCACAGAGTGTTTTGTTTATGGGCAGTTTTTCTGTTTCTTATTCCAAGAATGGATGCTGAATGTGTTCTTTTCTATGCTAAAAAGAAGCCATGGTGGCAAACTGGCAATGGCACTGTTTCTTAGGCTAAATGGAACTGTATGTGATCATCCCATCAAGTTCTGTAATATTGTTTGTGTTATTGTGCAAAACAAAATTGTAATCCATATAATCAACTAGGTAAGGTAGTGCAGAAAATTGCATTAAAAGCTTGGGATTTCCTTGTATGCTGCTGAAAGTTAACATTCTCATGCCACTCATTGTCTCAGTGACATGGGCTTGGATCCACCTTTGTCATAATGACAATGTGGGATTTTAGAGTTCAATGCAATATAAGGAACTAATCCCCCCCAAGGTTTATGTTATCCTATACACTTCAGAGCATTTTCAATGACAAAAAGTTCAAAGGAATTCTCAGCTCCCTCACTGATGCTGACGCAACAACAAGCCACATCCTTAGATTTCTGTAAGTATTTCAgcagcttcttttttttatcctcCCTTTTCTTCACATTTCCACACTTTTTAGTACTCAGTTAAATATAGGAGAACGAAACCTTCAGTTTCAGAGTGGTGTCATACATGGACATAGATTCTGGACTTCTGTCAATGCAAAGCTTCATGAATGCGCTATCTTCGATGCAGAGGCAGCCTAAGATGGACAGTTTGCAAGGTCTATTTTGTTTGTTGTCCCTCATTTACTTATGTAGGATGGAATTGTTCGCTGTATTGATTTATATGCTAAAACAAAGCTACCTTCATTACTCCACACCATAAAACAGTGGACATGAATGGCACCATATTTCTGACACTGAAATTTCGATAGCAGATCTCTCCATTTTGGAACTATACATTCTTGTATGCATGAACAGGCTAGAAGATAAGGAGAAAAGTTCATACAACTTTATCACTATTATGAAAGGTAGAATCTGTTCCTCTCCATTTGTGTTCAGTCATAGGAAAGACTAAGTAAGTTGATGAACTGGTTGTCTGTCAGAGTACAAATCTGTGCAGGATGCCTACAAAACGTCGGACAAATATTCACACACTGTTTGTTTTAGAGTAAGTATTAGCACAATCAAGAATTCATGAACCTTCCATTATATTGAAAtttcaatataaaaaaattacaactttttttcccccttcGATATAGGCTTTTGAGCATCTTTTGGATCGCGAGTTGATTAGCTTTGCAGACAACAAAGGGAGAAATCAGGCGCTTGAATATCGTCCTGTCAAACTTCTGATATCTTCACGTGAGCTTGCTGAGTCCCTCAAGTTGAACACGACCTGCCCTGTGAGTTAAACGTCCACGTGTTTTCCAATTTAACGATCATCTGATCCTTACCCCTTTTGTGGCTTGCCGTTCTATCTCAATACGCTAACAGGTTGTCATGCTTTGTGAATGATGGTGCTCTGGTTTACTTTTGCAGGCTGTTTTGCAGAAGCTTCTTGACCGTGAAAGATACATGTAAAAGTTTCTATATGTTTGCTAAGTTGATACTGGTTCAAGTGCTGGCATACTTCTTTCTTCTTTGTTACTCCCTAACACCGTGTTGGAACATCCTATCTACTGCAAAGAGAAATTTACCTTGAAGATGAAAAAGGTATATCGGTCTCTGGCAAGGTAACAAACTAACAACACACCATTTCACTCGATGCCCTCCctcttgtgtgcatggatgatACTTGAGAAGTTCAACGCAAGGTAAACGCACTAGTGCACTACTGTGCTAGTAAAACTTTAACTGGATTACCATGGAAAATTGACACCATCAGTTTTGTGCTCATGACAAGCGTCCTAGGACGAACATTTGTTGTCCTCAGTTCTGTAGATCATACACATTCAACCAATCCTGTCATCCTATGCATGCGTTGATACCGAGAATCTAGCTCAGGTTTCATAAGTAGCTCAAACACATGTTGCATAGCAATGCTATTgtttttatcaaataaaattgtTCCAAATATTATAATTATCTTGAAACTC
Proteins encoded in this window:
- the LOC127773045 gene encoding origin of replication complex subunit 4 isoform X1 — protein: MAAAAAAASVASQAQAVLRGRLCDQAVVHSALRSSPDTNYSKLKYLVASSVSEACNNSVLLLGPRGCGKAAVRFSFLVYSSAPLSAVFSDAGVVFDEMCQWAIYDFTLWVVSAWTEVVDMVLDDLKKDHPDAISVIRLNGMLHSDDNCATKEIARQLCLEHQLSFSKMASSDDNTEFMIDMLRECGLAHKTIIFVLEEFDLFAQGKQRLLYSLLDAMQSLTSQAVVIGVSCRLDADQLLEKRVRSRFSHRKLLFVPSSVDSLQRLMEHLLALPEDSPLPTKYVREYNARITSIFNDKKFKGILSSLTDADATTSHILRFLFRVVSYMDIDSGLLSMQSFMNALSSMQRQPKMDSLQDLSILELYILVCMNRLEDKEKSSYNFITIMKEYKSVQDAYKTSDKYSHTVCFRAFEHLLDRELISFADNKGRNQALEYRPVKLLISSRELAESLKLNTTCPAVLQKLLDRERYM
- the LOC127773045 gene encoding origin of replication complex subunit 4 isoform X2 gives rise to the protein MAAAAAAASVASQAQAVLRGRLCDQAVVHSALRSSPDTNYSKLKYLVASSVSEACNNSVLLLGPRGCGKAAVVDMVLDDLKKDHPDAISVIRLNGMLHSDDNCATKEIARQLCLEHQLSFSKMASSDDNTEFMIDMLRECGLAHKTIIFVLEEFDLFAQGKQRLLYSLLDAMQSLTSQAVVIGVSCRLDADQLLEKRVRSRFSHRKLLFVPSSVDSLQRLMEHLLALPEDSPLPTKYVREYNARITSIFNDKKFKGILSSLTDADATTSHILRFLFRVVSYMDIDSGLLSMQSFMNALSSMQRQPKMDSLQDLSILELYILVCMNRLEDKEKSSYNFITIMKEYKSVQDAYKTSDKYSHTVCFRAFEHLLDRELISFADNKGRNQALEYRPVKLLISSRELAESLKLNTTCPAVLQKLLDRERYM